One Methylocaldum marinum DNA window includes the following coding sequences:
- a CDS encoding NAD(P)/FAD-dependent oxidoreductase, whose amino-acid sequence MARIVILGAGIGGVPMALEMRQMARKEDEVCVISESPTFHFVPSNPWVAVKWRKPEDIKVELAPMFKKKGITFVNQKVTRVHPDRNQIDLADGSTVDYDYLVIATGPKLAFEEVPGFGPHGHTQSVCHVDHAVEAAEFWDEFVKDPGPVIVGSVQGASCFGPAYEYAFIADADLRKREIRDKVPITFVTSEPYIGHLGLGGVGDTKGLLEGELRQHHIKAITNARVDRIEDGVMHVTEVDEKGQEKQKHELPFKHAMMIPAFKGVEAVAGIEGLVNPRGFVLIDEYQRNPTFKNVYSVGVCVAIPPVEATPVPTGSPKTGYMIESMVTATAHNIREQLDGKEPSHKATWNALCLADLGDTGVAFIARPQMPPRNVTWASKGRWVHLAKIAFEKYFIRKIRKGISEPFYERLGLKLMGIVRLKKS is encoded by the coding sequence ATGGCCCGCATCGTTATATTGGGCGCCGGTATCGGCGGTGTTCCGATGGCTCTGGAAATGAGGCAAATGGCCCGGAAAGAGGACGAGGTCTGCGTCATTTCCGAGAGCCCCACCTTTCACTTCGTCCCGTCTAACCCCTGGGTGGCGGTGAAGTGGCGCAAGCCGGAGGACATCAAGGTGGAGCTTGCGCCGATGTTCAAGAAAAAGGGCATCACATTCGTTAATCAGAAAGTGACCCGCGTCCACCCCGATCGGAATCAAATCGATCTGGCTGACGGCAGCACCGTCGACTACGACTACCTGGTCATTGCCACCGGCCCCAAGCTGGCTTTCGAAGAAGTGCCGGGATTCGGCCCGCACGGCCATACCCAGTCCGTTTGCCACGTCGATCACGCCGTTGAAGCCGCAGAATTCTGGGACGAGTTCGTCAAGGATCCGGGCCCCGTCATCGTCGGCTCGGTCCAGGGCGCGTCCTGTTTTGGACCCGCTTACGAATACGCGTTCATCGCCGACGCGGACCTCCGCAAACGCGAGATTCGCGACAAGGTTCCGATTACCTTCGTCACGTCGGAACCCTATATCGGCCACTTGGGCTTGGGCGGCGTAGGCGACACCAAGGGGCTCCTCGAAGGCGAACTGAGGCAGCATCACATCAAGGCCATCACAAACGCCCGGGTGGACCGGATCGAAGATGGCGTGATGCATGTCACCGAGGTCGACGAAAAAGGGCAGGAAAAGCAGAAGCATGAACTGCCGTTCAAGCACGCCATGATGATTCCGGCCTTCAAGGGAGTCGAGGCCGTGGCCGGAATCGAAGGTCTGGTCAATCCGCGGGGCTTCGTGCTGATTGACGAATACCAGCGCAATCCGACCTTCAAGAACGTCTACTCGGTAGGCGTATGCGTAGCCATTCCGCCGGTGGAAGCTACGCCCGTACCCACCGGTTCACCTAAAACCGGCTACATGATCGAATCCATGGTGACCGCTACCGCACATAATATTCGCGAGCAACTGGACGGCAAGGAGCCCTCCCACAAAGCGACCTGGAATGCCCTGTGTCTGGCCGATCTCGGCGATACCGGCGTGGCGTTCATAGCTCGCCCGCAGATGCCGCCGCGCAATGTCACCTGGGCCAGCAAGGGGCGCTGGGTGCATCTGGCCAAGATCGCGTTCGAGAAATATTTCATCCGCAAGATTCGCAAAGGCATCAGCGAACCTTTTTACGAACGCTTGGGGTTGAAGCTCATGGGCATTGTGCGGTTGAAAAAAAGCTGA
- the yidD gene encoding membrane protein insertion efficiency factor YidD, with protein sequence MLARSFATAIVGYQRYISPYKGFCCAYRVKHGGISCSEFVKQTLLRHGAWQAIPAIRQRFAECKAAATTLGADNTGQRRRRNRGLNESKRREKSGTFDFCDCSSGIELLPSHGCNTFEVAGGGIDACSCTPW encoded by the coding sequence ATGTTAGCTCGTTCCTTCGCGACCGCTATTGTCGGCTATCAAAGATATATCTCGCCCTATAAGGGATTCTGCTGTGCATATCGAGTAAAGCATGGAGGCATTTCCTGTTCGGAATTTGTGAAGCAGACTCTGCTCCGGCATGGAGCATGGCAAGCGATTCCCGCCATCAGGCAACGATTCGCAGAATGCAAAGCGGCGGCTACGACACTCGGTGCGGACAACACCGGGCAGCGCCGTAGGCGAAATCGGGGGCTTAACGAAAGCAAACGGCGTGAAAAGAGTGGCACCTTCGACTTCTGCGACTGCTCAAGTGGCATTGAATTGTTACCATCCCACGGTTGCAATACTTTTGAAGTTGCCGGAGGAGGGATCGACGCTTGTTCTTGTACGCCGTGGTAA
- the nth gene encoding endonuclease III, whose protein sequence is MNAEKRRQIFERLAAAIPEPTTELTHATPFELLIAVVLSAQATDKGVNKATARLFPVANTPDAILALGEEGLKEYIKTINLYPSKARNIIGLCRLLLEKHGGLVPRTRTELEALPGVGRKTANVILNTAFEQHTIAVDTHIFRVANRTRLAPGKTVLEVEKKLERTVPKKYFKDAHHLLILHGRYTCIARKPKCPVCPIADLCEYKDKTPAESFADAKQTPEST, encoded by the coding sequence ATGAACGCCGAAAAACGCCGACAAATCTTCGAACGCCTGGCCGCGGCCATCCCGGAACCGACAACCGAACTCACTCACGCTACGCCTTTCGAACTCCTGATCGCAGTGGTGCTATCGGCCCAAGCCACCGACAAGGGCGTCAACAAAGCCACCGCCAGGCTATTCCCGGTCGCCAATACGCCCGACGCCATTCTCGCCCTTGGCGAAGAAGGCCTCAAGGAATACATCAAGACCATAAACCTATATCCCAGCAAGGCCAGGAACATCATCGGGCTTTGCAGATTGCTGCTCGAGAAACACGGAGGGCTGGTACCACGGACCCGAACTGAACTGGAGGCATTGCCCGGGGTCGGCCGCAAGACCGCCAACGTCATACTCAACACTGCTTTCGAGCAGCATACCATCGCTGTGGACACCCATATCTTCCGCGTCGCCAACCGAACCCGCCTCGCGCCCGGCAAGACGGTATTGGAGGTGGAAAAAAAACTGGAGCGCACCGTTCCGAAAAAGTATTTCAAAGACGCCCACCACCTTCTCATTCTGCACGGCCGCTACACATGCATCGCCAGAAAGCCGAAATGCCCCGTTTGCCCGATAGCGGATTTATGCGAATACAAGGATAAAACTCCAGCTGAATCCTTTGCCGATGCAAAGCAGACGCCCGAGTCCACTTAA
- a CDS encoding electron transport complex subunit E — translation MIDTSRYPKIIRDGLWRNNQAFVALLGLCPLLAVSNTVVNSLGLGLATTAALVFSNVIVSLIRNYVATEIRLPVFVLIIASNVTVIDLLMNAYFHDLYKILGIFIPLIVTNCAIIGRAEAFASKHPVDRAFMDGLFIGLGFTLALVMLGALREAIGTGALLNRAELMFGEIARNWTLSVFSEYDGFLLAILPPGAFIGLGLLIALKNVIDARAKAKASGKRTPARSDSKLDSPVHES, via the coding sequence ATGATCGACACGTCCAGATACCCGAAAATCATTCGCGATGGCCTCTGGCGCAACAACCAGGCTTTCGTTGCGTTACTAGGGCTATGTCCCTTGCTTGCGGTCAGCAATACCGTGGTCAACAGCCTGGGGCTCGGTCTTGCCACCACGGCGGCACTGGTCTTTTCCAATGTCATCGTTTCGCTGATCCGCAATTATGTCGCGACCGAAATTCGACTGCCGGTGTTCGTGCTCATCATCGCCTCCAACGTCACCGTCATCGATCTACTGATGAACGCCTACTTCCACGATCTGTACAAAATCCTCGGTATCTTCATACCTCTGATCGTCACCAACTGCGCCATTATCGGCCGCGCCGAGGCCTTTGCCTCCAAGCACCCCGTGGACCGCGCCTTCATGGACGGCTTGTTCATCGGGCTCGGATTCACGCTTGCGCTGGTCATGCTCGGCGCCTTGCGCGAGGCCATCGGAACCGGTGCCCTGCTCAACCGGGCGGAACTGATGTTCGGCGAAATCGCCAGGAACTGGACTCTGTCCGTGTTCAGCGAATACGACGGTTTTCTGCTGGCGATACTTCCACCCGGCGCCTTCATCGGCCTCGGTCTCCTGATAGCCCTGAAAAACGTCATCGATGCCCGCGCGAAGGCGAAAGCTTCCGGCAAACGAACACCGGCAAGATCCGATTCGAAGCTCGATTCCCCTGTCCACGAATCATGA
- the rsxG gene encoding electron transport complex subunit RsxG, translating to MNLPNPIINAAAALGVFAVIGMGLVAVVHDRTKARIESNEQAVLLHTLESLIPADWFDNDILADIITVNDPDLGTDKPVTIYRARKNGSPVATVLSPLAPDGYNGTIKLLVAIRTDGSLAGVRVVSHRETPGLGDPIDTDKSDWILGFNGRSLASPSESRWKVKRDGGDFDQFAGATITPRAVVKAVYKTLTFFERNKQRLFEQDAGNGPGLKP from the coding sequence ATGAACTTGCCTAACCCCATCATCAATGCCGCTGCCGCGCTAGGAGTATTCGCCGTGATCGGCATGGGACTGGTGGCCGTGGTGCACGATAGAACGAAAGCACGTATCGAGTCCAACGAGCAGGCCGTCTTGCTGCATACATTGGAGTCACTGATACCGGCCGACTGGTTCGACAACGACATTCTCGCCGACATCATTACGGTCAACGATCCCGACCTGGGCACCGATAAACCGGTTACCATTTATCGCGCCCGAAAAAACGGCAGCCCCGTGGCCACGGTTCTTTCCCCGCTTGCTCCCGACGGCTACAACGGCACGATCAAGCTGCTGGTAGCGATTCGCACGGATGGCTCCCTGGCCGGCGTCAGAGTGGTCAGCCACCGTGAAACGCCGGGGCTCGGCGATCCGATCGATACCGACAAATCCGACTGGATCCTCGGCTTCAACGGCCGGTCGCTGGCCAGCCCATCGGAATCCCGCTGGAAAGTCAAACGGGACGGCGGAGACTTCGACCAGTTCGCCGGGGCGACAATCACGCCGCGCGCGGTGGTCAAGGCGGTATACAAGACGCTAACTTTTTTCGAGCGGAACAAACAGCGGTTATTTGAGCAAGATGCGGGAAACGGCCCGGGATTGAAGCCATGA
- the rsxD gene encoding electron transport complex subunit RsxD, translating to MHFPTAQAPYLAPINSVSRIMLTVQVALIPGLAALVWQFGSGVLVQCLIALVAAALGEAAMLSLRRRPAVPALKDYSAALTAILLAVSLPPLAPWWLTAFGTLFAIIIGKHLYGGLGYNPFNPAMVGYAVLLISFPQHMTAWLPPRELSGAALGFADAWTAIFSRTLPSELTFDALAMATPLDTLKTQLGLDRSLDEIQTGALFSGIGSRGWQWVNFGFLLGGLWLLKRGLIAWQIPVGFLSALFAMALIFFLIEPAVYPTPLFHCFSGATMLGAFFIATDPVTASTTPRGRLIYGASIGLLVFVIRSWGGYPDGVAFAVLLLNLAAPTIDHYTRPRVYGYPK from the coding sequence ATGCATTTTCCGACCGCTCAAGCGCCGTATCTTGCTCCCATCAATAGCGTCAGTCGCATCATGCTGACGGTGCAGGTCGCCCTGATACCCGGCTTGGCGGCATTAGTGTGGCAATTCGGGAGCGGCGTTCTCGTGCAATGTCTCATTGCCCTGGTTGCGGCGGCGTTGGGTGAAGCCGCCATGCTTTCCTTGCGCCGACGTCCCGCTGTACCTGCCCTGAAGGATTACAGCGCCGCCCTTACGGCAATACTGCTGGCCGTTTCCCTGCCTCCGTTGGCACCGTGGTGGCTCACGGCTTTCGGAACGCTATTCGCGATCATCATCGGCAAGCACCTCTACGGCGGACTCGGATACAACCCGTTCAACCCGGCCATGGTCGGGTATGCCGTGCTCCTGATTTCCTTTCCACAGCACATGACCGCGTGGCTTCCTCCCAGGGAATTGAGCGGTGCCGCACTGGGATTTGCGGATGCCTGGACCGCGATCTTCAGCCGTACGCTGCCGTCGGAACTGACCTTCGATGCTCTCGCCATGGCCACGCCGCTCGACACCCTCAAAACCCAGCTCGGACTCGACCGCTCGTTAGATGAAATTCAGACCGGTGCCCTATTCTCGGGGATAGGAAGCCGCGGCTGGCAATGGGTCAATTTCGGATTTCTCCTGGGCGGGCTGTGGCTGCTCAAACGCGGCCTGATTGCCTGGCAAATTCCGGTCGGCTTTCTCTCGGCCCTCTTTGCCATGGCATTGATCTTTTTCCTGATCGAGCCCGCCGTTTACCCGACACCGCTGTTTCATTGCTTCAGTGGAGCCACTATGTTGGGAGCCTTCTTTATCGCTACCGACCCGGTCACGGCATCCACCACGCCGCGCGGACGTTTGATTTACGGCGCTTCGATCGGTCTGCTGGTGTTCGTCATCCGCTCCTGGGGCGGCTACCCGGACGGTGTCGCCTTCGCAGTCCTGCTCCTGAATCTGGCCGCGCCCACCATAGACCACTACACCCGTCCGCGCGTCTACGGATATCCGAAATGA
- the rsxC gene encoding electron transport complex subunit RsxC, whose protein sequence is MNLFKLWNFHGGVHLDGQKQESGRAPLAVARLPERLIFPLQQRNGEDSKPVVAPGDRVLKGQAIACDDNPVIPPIHASSSGVVRAIEQLPLPHPSGLSGLCIAIETDGEDVATAFSGNPGYRQCSPAELRRNIHEAGIVGLGGAAFPTSIKMAAGTSRKVDTLILNGAECEPYITCDDSLLTHYSEEVLEGAKILLHSLQAERCLLAVEDDMPDALTALEKAMNCGDFETVQLVRVPAVYPTGGEKQLIKVLTGREVPARGIPADIGIVCQNVGTAAAVYNAVVRGTPLISRIVTVTGRGVKRPQNLLARIGTPLSDLVRQCGGYTSEAERLVLGGPMMGFDVPTDDLPLTKSVNCILVAGRNELIGEKQPLPCIRCGACADACPVNLLPQQLYWYGRSDQIERAVDYKLFDCIECGCCDYVCPSHIPLVQYFRAAKGKAIAKRREREKSEHARLRFESRQARKEQEKRDREESAKRKKLTLGASKAPEIVEAIERAKLRRAEKAGQASRNSDPTAKKQPEPSGPSAVKSPDAGAAEPGSAERTSVPEAKSPKID, encoded by the coding sequence GTGAACCTATTTAAACTCTGGAATTTTCACGGCGGCGTACATTTGGATGGGCAGAAGCAGGAATCCGGCAGAGCTCCGCTGGCGGTCGCCCGTTTGCCGGAAAGACTGATCTTTCCGCTCCAACAACGGAATGGAGAGGATTCCAAGCCGGTCGTCGCGCCGGGTGACCGGGTTCTCAAGGGCCAAGCCATCGCCTGCGACGACAATCCGGTCATCCCGCCGATTCACGCCTCCAGCTCCGGCGTCGTCCGAGCGATCGAACAGTTGCCACTGCCCCATCCATCCGGTTTGTCGGGATTATGCATCGCGATCGAAACCGACGGCGAGGATGTCGCAACGGCCTTCTCCGGCAATCCGGGATACCGGCAGTGCTCTCCCGCAGAATTGCGCCGGAACATCCACGAAGCCGGCATCGTCGGCCTTGGCGGCGCCGCTTTTCCTACCTCGATCAAAATGGCAGCGGGCACGAGTCGCAAGGTCGACACCCTGATCCTGAACGGAGCCGAGTGCGAACCTTATATCACCTGCGACGACAGCCTGCTCACCCATTATTCCGAGGAGGTGCTGGAAGGCGCCAAAATTCTCCTCCATAGCTTACAAGCGGAACGCTGCCTGCTCGCCGTTGAGGACGACATGCCGGACGCACTGACAGCACTGGAGAAAGCCATGAATTGCGGCGACTTCGAGACGGTTCAGCTGGTGCGGGTACCCGCGGTTTATCCCACCGGCGGCGAGAAACAGTTGATCAAGGTGCTGACCGGCCGCGAAGTACCGGCGCGAGGCATCCCGGCCGACATCGGTATCGTGTGCCAAAATGTCGGAACGGCCGCCGCCGTTTACAATGCCGTCGTCCGCGGAACCCCTTTGATTTCCCGCATCGTTACGGTCACCGGCCGCGGGGTGAAACGGCCACAGAATCTCCTCGCGCGGATCGGTACGCCCTTATCCGATCTTGTCCGGCAATGCGGAGGATACACGAGCGAAGCCGAGCGGCTGGTATTGGGCGGCCCGATGATGGGATTCGACGTACCGACCGACGATCTGCCATTGACCAAATCGGTTAACTGTATTCTGGTCGCCGGCCGAAACGAGTTGATCGGCGAAAAACAGCCCCTGCCCTGCATTCGTTGCGGTGCATGCGCCGACGCCTGCCCGGTTAACCTGCTGCCGCAGCAACTCTATTGGTACGGCCGCTCGGATCAGATCGAACGTGCCGTGGATTACAAGCTGTTCGACTGTATCGAATGCGGCTGCTGCGATTACGTATGCCCCAGCCACATTCCGCTCGTCCAATATTTCCGGGCTGCGAAAGGCAAGGCCATCGCCAAACGGCGAGAGCGTGAAAAGTCTGAACATGCCAGACTTCGGTTCGAATCGCGACAAGCCCGCAAGGAGCAGGAAAAGCGTGACCGCGAGGAAAGCGCAAAGCGGAAGAAACTAACTCTCGGCGCTTCGAAGGCACCCGAAATCGTGGAAGCTATCGAGCGCGCCAAACTCCGCCGCGCGGAAAAAGCGGGACAGGCAAGCCGGAACTCTGATCCGACGGCAAAAAAGCAGCCGGAACCGTCAGGCCCGTCTGCGGTTAAAAGTCCCGACGCAGGCGCCGCCGAACCCGGGTCAGCCGAGCGGACATCCGTGCCGGAAGCGAAATCTCCAAAAATCGATTAG
- the rsxB gene encoding electron transport complex subunit RsxB, translated as MLAVFAICALFASFGLILGYSARRFRVEGNPLVDKIDAILPQTQCGQCGFPGCRPYAEAIARGDAYINQCPPGGEEGVIALADLLGVEPKPLSAEHGVEKPKSVAVIDELKCIGCTLCIQACPVDAILGATKHMHTVIASECTGCELCVAPCPVDCIRMEPVKETLATWRWPEPKAVSR; from the coding sequence ATGCTGGCCGTATTCGCAATTTGCGCCTTGTTCGCCTCATTCGGCTTGATCCTCGGCTATTCCGCCCGGCGCTTCAGGGTCGAGGGCAATCCCCTGGTGGACAAAATCGATGCCATTCTACCGCAAACACAGTGCGGACAATGCGGTTTTCCCGGCTGCCGGCCGTATGCGGAAGCCATCGCACGCGGCGATGCGTACATCAACCAATGCCCGCCCGGCGGCGAAGAAGGCGTTATCGCCCTGGCCGATCTATTGGGCGTCGAGCCGAAACCGCTAAGCGCCGAGCACGGTGTCGAGAAACCCAAATCGGTCGCCGTCATCGACGAATTGAAGTGCATCGGCTGTACCTTGTGCATTCAGGCTTGCCCCGTCGATGCAATCCTCGGCGCAACCAAGCACATGCACACGGTGATAGCGTCGGAATGCACGGGTTGCGAACTCTGTGTAGCGCCTTGTCCGGTCGATTGCATCCGCATGGAACCCGTCAAAGAAACCCTCGCCACCTGGCGATGGCCCGAACCGAAGGCGGTGAGTCGGTGA
- the rsxA gene encoding electron transport complex subunit RsxA translates to MKDYVLILVGTTLVNNFVLVKFLGLCPFMGVSKKLETAMGMGLATTFVLTLSSVSSYLANEYLLVPLGLEYLRTIVFIVVIAVVVQFTEMVVRKTSPLLYQVLGIFLPLITTNCAVLGVALLNVQSQHGFIESFLYGFGAALGFTLVLVLFAAVRERIDASDVPAPFRGNAIGLITAGLISMAFMGFSGLVKG, encoded by the coding sequence ATGAAGGATTACGTCCTCATCCTGGTCGGTACGACCTTGGTCAATAATTTCGTCCTGGTCAAGTTTCTCGGACTTTGCCCTTTCATGGGCGTATCGAAAAAACTCGAGACCGCGATGGGCATGGGGTTGGCGACCACTTTCGTCTTGACCCTGTCATCGGTGAGCAGCTATCTCGCCAATGAATACCTGTTGGTTCCGCTTGGGCTGGAATATCTCCGCACCATCGTCTTCATCGTCGTCATTGCGGTGGTGGTACAGTTCACCGAAATGGTGGTCAGGAAAACGAGCCCTCTTCTTTATCAGGTGCTGGGCATTTTCCTTCCTCTGATCACCACCAACTGCGCAGTACTCGGCGTAGCGCTGCTGAACGTCCAGTCCCAGCACGGATTCATCGAATCGTTTTTGTACGGTTTCGGTGCCGCTCTCGGCTTTACCCTGGTCCTGGTTCTGTTTGCTGCGGTCCGCGAACGAATCGATGCGTCCGACGTTCCCGCCCCCTTCCGCGGCAACGCCATCGGATTGATCACCGCCGGCCTGATTTCCATGGCTTTCATGGGATTCTCCGGCCTCGTCAAAGGCTGA
- the gluQRS gene encoding tRNA glutamyl-Q(34) synthetase GluQRS: MNDTRFTLIPSKPQYRGRFAPSPTGPLHLGSLYTALASFLQAKAQQGEWRLRIDDVDPFRTATDATDRILRTLEAFGLHWDGPILHQSSRFEAYRTAIERLELLEHLYACTCSRKDLAAYSGENAETSIYPGFCRNKNRSTLTDQYALRVITENSTVIFEDTLQGTQSQNLATEVGDFIILRRDRVYAYHLATVLDDCEQGITEVVRGVDLLDSTPRQIYLQRLLGLSTPTYAHVPVLVDSDGIKLSKQTFADPVDERNPSSILVELLTLLNQNPPRDLASASKQDILDWAVRNWDISRISALPTVPVN; the protein is encoded by the coding sequence TTGAACGACACCCGCTTCACGCTTATTCCTTCTAAGCCGCAATACCGGGGCCGCTTTGCACCATCCCCCACCGGCCCCCTGCATTTAGGCTCCCTCTACACGGCTCTCGCAAGTTTTCTCCAAGCCAAAGCACAGCAAGGCGAATGGCGGCTAAGAATCGACGACGTCGATCCTTTTCGTACGGCGACCGACGCGACGGACCGAATACTCCGAACCCTGGAAGCGTTCGGGTTACATTGGGACGGTCCGATTCTTCATCAGAGCTCTCGTTTCGAAGCCTATCGTACCGCCATCGAGCGTCTTGAACTTCTGGAACACCTCTATGCGTGTACCTGCTCGCGCAAAGATCTCGCGGCTTATTCCGGGGAAAACGCGGAAACCTCGATTTATCCGGGATTCTGCCGGAACAAAAACCGGAGTACTCTGACCGATCAGTACGCCCTACGCGTCATCACGGAAAACTCAACCGTCATTTTCGAGGACACGTTGCAGGGAACGCAGAGTCAAAATCTTGCCACGGAAGTTGGTGACTTCATCATTCTTCGGCGCGACCGCGTTTATGCCTATCACCTGGCAACGGTGCTCGACGATTGCGAGCAAGGCATCACCGAAGTCGTTCGCGGTGTCGATCTCCTCGATTCCACGCCCCGGCAAATTTATTTGCAGCGACTGCTGGGCTTGTCCACCCCGACATATGCACATGTTCCGGTTCTGGTCGATAGCGATGGGATCAAACTCAGTAAACAAACCTTTGCCGATCCCGTGGATGAACGAAATCCTTCGTCCATCTTGGTTGAACTGCTGACGCTCCTTAACCAGAATCCGCCTCGTGATCTGGCATCGGCAAGCAAGCAGGACATTCTCGATTGGGCAGTCCGAAATTGGGACATTTCCCGAATATCAGCCCTACCCACCGTTCCCGTGAACTAA
- the dksA gene encoding RNA polymerase-binding protein DksA: MSSAQKADTHATPFSFTPYQITEGEEYMNEAQVEHFRRILQNWKAELMKEVDRTVHHMQDEAANFPDPNDRATQESEFSLELRTRDRERKLIKKIEESLENLERGDYGYCETCGVEIGLRRLEARPTATQCIDCKTLDEIRERQVG, encoded by the coding sequence ATGTCCAGCGCCCAGAAAGCCGATACTCATGCGACGCCCTTTAGCTTCACGCCCTACCAGATCACGGAAGGCGAAGAATACATGAACGAGGCTCAAGTCGAGCACTTCCGCCGCATTCTACAGAATTGGAAGGCGGAACTCATGAAGGAAGTCGATAGGACGGTGCATCACATGCAGGACGAGGCGGCCAATTTCCCGGATCCCAACGACCGTGCAACGCAGGAATCCGAGTTCAGCCTGGAACTGCGCACCCGCGACCGGGAACGGAAACTCATCAAGAAGATCGAAGAATCCCTGGAAAATCTCGAGCGCGGCGATTACGGTTATTGCGAAACCTGCGGCGTGGAAATCGGTCTCCGGCGCCTCGAGGCGAGGCCCACGGCGACGCAATGCATAGACTGCAAGACTCTGGACGAAATCCGGGAAAGGCAGGTCGGCTAA